The Candidatus Omnitrophota bacterium region AGCCTTCCGTGCCCATCTCCAGGTATACGATGACGGGTATAAGCATACCTATCGTGACCGCAAGATACTTATAGACGGAGACGCCTTTCTTCTCTACAAGAGAGAAGAATTCGGACAGGGCGAATCCTACCATAATAGACGCAAGCAGCGCGAAGACCCAGTTGGGGAAGAAGAACATTATGATGGCTACAAGGGTCACTATCAATATCGATGTCACTATCCTCTTCTCAAGCATAGAATTAAGCGCCGAACCTCCTCTCCCTGGTCCCGTATTCAGATACCGCCTTTTTGAGGTCGCTCTTTTTAAAATCCGGCCACAATTTCTTCATGAAATAAAGCTCCGAGTAGGACAGTTGCCACAGCAGGAAGTTGGATATCCTGGATTCGCCGGAAGTCCGTATCATGAGATCCGGGTCGGGCAGGTCTTTCGTGTACAGGTTCCGGGAAAAGAGTTTTTCATCTATAGAACCGATGGGCGTCTTACCTTCCGCCACATCGGCAGCGATCGAACGGACCGCGTCGATCATCTCCGTCCTGCTGCCGTAATTGAGCGCCAGGTTAAGTATGAGGCCCGTATTATCCTTTGTCGATCGGATCATCTTCTCCAGCTTTACCTGTGTGGCCTGCGGCAAGGCGTCTATACGGCCTATTACCGAAAAACGTATATTGTTCTTATTGAATTTGTCCGCCTCCCTGTCGAGATATTCATCCAGGAGCATGAAGAGGCCCTCTATCTCCCTCTTGGGCCTTTTCCAGTTCTCCGTGGAGAAGGTGTACAGGGTCAGGACTTTTATGCCCAGCTCACGCGCCCCTTCTATCGCCTGCTCGGCCGCTTTTACGCCGGCGCGGTGCCCGGCAAGTTTAGGCAGATGCCGCCTTTCGGCCCACCTCCCGTTCCCGTCCATTATTATCGCGACGTGCTGAAGCATAATTACTGCCCCCGAAACCGCTTCTAACGACAAAGGGGGACTACGTTTTCCCGCAATCCCCCGTCGTTATATTGTATGCGCGCATTTATGATATTACGCGATTATTTTATTGACGCTTCCTGCTCCGCGGCCTTCGCCTCTTCCTCTGCCTTGGCCGCGTCCGATATCTTTGCCTGATCGTTCTCGTAAGAGCTCTTCGTTATCTCTTTCGGGAGTATGACTATCTCCACCCGCCGGTTCCTGGACATGCCCTCTTTGGTATCATTGGAGGCGACCGGCCTGTATTCGCCGTACCCGATGGCGGAAAGCCTCTGGGGCTCTATGCCGCACACGTCTATAAGATAATGGAGTACGCTCGTGGCACGCGCAGTGGATA contains the following coding sequences:
- a CDS encoding isoprenyl transferase: MLQHVAIIMDGNGRWAERRHLPKLAGHRAGVKAAEQAIEGARELGIKVLTLYTFSTENWKRPKREIEGLFMLLDEYLDREADKFNKNNIRFSVIGRIDALPQATQVKLEKMIRSTKDNTGLILNLALNYGSRTEMIDAVRSIAADVAEGKTPIGSIDEKLFSRNLYTKDLPDPDLMIRTSGESRISNFLLWQLSYSELYFMKKLWPDFKKSDLKKAVSEYGTRERRFGA